The following proteins are encoded in a genomic region of Cryptomeria japonica chromosome 11, Sugi_1.0, whole genome shotgun sequence:
- the LOC131063176 gene encoding putative leucine-rich repeat receptor-like serine/threonine-protein kinase At2g24130 — protein MEELKRATGDYSCDNLIGAGSYGSVYRGVLSSGESVAIKVFRVSNSERAERSFIRECKSLGKVRHRNLLKIISACSSTDFKALVLPLMANGSLDRHLQGDQPLSLQRRFSILCDVAQGLRYLHHDCSPQIVHCDLKPQNVLLDEDMTAYVADFGIARLFGPTDDSANTSSALKGTVGYIPPEYGFGGLISTKGDVYSYGILMLEVITQKQPTDDMFTGELTLSQWVSMIIPRVLENCSQTIPLDDIYDTNEEFQRALKHSTLEDLIQLGLWCIDKVPNNRPSMQQVENTLAEMSHTIHHNHHNLTNI, from the exons ATGGAAGAACTGAAGAGAGCAACCGGAGACTACAGCTGCGATAACTTAATCGGTGCTGGCAGCTACGGATCTGTTTACAGAGGGGTTCTATCGAGCGGGGAGAGCGTGGCCATAAAGGTGTTCAGGGTTTCGAATTCGGAAAGGGCAGAAAGAAGCTTCATCAGAGAATGCAAGAGTCTGGGGAAAGTCAGGCACCGGAATCTGCTAAAGATAATAAGTGCGTGCTCTTCAACAGACTTCAAGGCTCTGGTGCTGCCATTGATGGCCAACGGAAGCCTGGATCGGCATTTGCAAGGGGACCAACCGCTGAGTTTGCAGAGACGGTTCAGTATTTTGTGTGACGTGGCGCAGGGACTGCGTTACTTGCATCACGACTGTTCACCTCAAATCGTGCACTGTGATTTGAAACCGCAGAATGTGCTGCTGGACGAGGACATGACGGCTTACGTGGCAGATTTCGGAATTGCGCGGCTCTTCGGTCCAACCGATGACTCCGCCAACACAAGCTCAGCACTGAAAGGAACCGTGGGCTACATCCCGCCAG AATATGGATTTGGGGGATTAATTTCAACAAAAGGAGATGTATATAGTTATGGAATTCTAATGTTGGAGGTGATTACACAAAAACAACCAACAGATGACATGTTCACTGGGGAATTGACTTTGTCTCAATGGGTTTCAATGATAATTCCAAGAGTATTAGAAAATTGCAGTCAAACCATTCCTTTAGATGATATATATGATACAAATGAAGAATTCCAACGAGCATTAAAACATTCAACACTAGAAGATCTCATACAACTTGGTTTGTGGTGTATTGATAAAGTTCCTAATAATCGACCAAGCATGCAACAAGTAGAAAACACACTAGCAGAGATGTCACACACAATTCATCATAATCATCACAACTTAACAAACATTTAA